A genome region from Mycolicibacterium litorale includes the following:
- a CDS encoding pyridoxamine 5'-phosphate oxidase family protein, protein MALSKDDREQFLAEPHVAALSVSAGPDRGPLTVPVWYQYSPGGEPWVLTGAGSRKHRLIEAAGHFSLMVERVEPTVRYVAVDGPVSRIEPATDDQLVEVTKRYLPPEAVEPYLEMARREHGESVVIHLRPQHWLSSDLGSF, encoded by the coding sequence ATGGCCCTATCGAAAGACGACCGCGAACAGTTCCTCGCCGAACCACACGTCGCCGCGCTATCGGTGTCCGCCGGACCGGACCGTGGCCCGTTGACCGTACCGGTCTGGTACCAGTACTCCCCCGGCGGTGAGCCGTGGGTGCTGACCGGAGCCGGTTCACGAAAACACCGGCTGATCGAGGCGGCCGGCCATTTCTCCCTGATGGTCGAGCGCGTCGAGCCCACGGTGCGCTATGTCGCCGTCGACGGACCGGTCAGCCGCATCGAACCCGCCACCGACGATCAGCTTGTCGAGGTGACCAAGCGCTACCTGCCGCCAGAGGCGGTGGAGCCCTATCTCGAAATGGCCCGCCGCGAACACGGTGAGAGCGTGGTGATCCACCTTCGCCCGCAGCACTGGTTGTCGTCGGACCTCGGCTCGTTCTGA